One window of the Papaver somniferum cultivar HN1 unplaced genomic scaffold, ASM357369v1 unplaced-scaffold_115, whole genome shotgun sequence genome contains the following:
- the LOC113329259 gene encoding protein rtoA-like, with the protein MAKSICFLVMMMMMASMVVDARHLLANTGGLGDTTGGLIGNTNPGGLLGDKNTGGTNLLGDSNTGGINVLGGSNTKGVNVLGNSNTGGLNLLGDSNTGGVAALGNSNTGGVSGLVNSNTGGLNLPSLGGITVPHA; encoded by the exons ATGGCTAAGAGTATTTGTTTTcttgttatgatgatgatgatggcatCAATGGTTGTTGACGCT AGGCATTTGTTAGCTAACACTGGTGGTCTCGGGGATACAACTGGTGGCTTGATTGGAAATACCAACCCAGGTGGCTTATTGGGGGACAAGAACACTGGTGGCACGAATTTGCTCGGAGACAGCAACACAGGCGGCATAAATGTGCTCGGAGGCAGCAATACAAAGGGGGTGAACGTGTTGGGGAACAGCAACACCGGTGGCTTAAATTTGCTAGGAGATAGCAACACTGGTGGCGTAGCTGCACTCGGTAATAGCAACACCGGTGGTGTAAGTGGGCTTGTGAACAGTAACACCGGTGGCCTAAATTTGCCTTCATTAGGTGGCATAACTGTGCCCCATGCGTAA
- the LOC113329285 gene encoding uncharacterized protein LOC113329285 produces the protein MAKSSISSAISFLVITMMIPSMVVDARHLLASTGGLLGGTSPGGLFGTGNTGGTNFLGDTNTGGTNVLGDGNTGGTNVLGNGNTGGVNVLGNGNTGGINVVGDKNTGGINVLGDNNTGGINVMGNSNTGGVNLLGDNNTGGINVVGSTNTGGVNLLGDNNTGGINLLGDNNTGGVNALVGS, from the exons ATGGCAAAGAGCAGTATTTCATCAGCTATTTCATTTCTTGTTATTACAATGATGATACCGTCAATGGTTGTTGATGCA AGGCATTTGTTGGCTAGCACTGGTGGTTTGCTTGGGGGTACCAGTCCAGGTGGCTTATTCGGGACCGGAAACACAGGTGGAACAAACTTTCTCGGAGATACCAACACAGGCGGCACAAATGTGCTTGGGGACGGCAACACAGGTGGCACAAATGTGCTCGGGAATGGCAACACAGGTGGTGTAAACGTGTTGGGGAACGGCAACACAGGTGGTATAAATGTGGTCGGAGATAAGAACACAGGTGGCATAAATGTGCTCGGAGACAATAACACTGGTGGCATAAATGTGATGGGTAATAGCAACACAGGTGGTGTAAATCTGCTTGGTGATAACAACACCGGTGGAATAAATGTGGTAGGAAGCACCAACACAGGTGGTGTAAATCTGCTCGGAGACAACAACACAGGTGGCATAAATCTGCTCGGAGACAACAACACTGGTGGGGTAAATGCGCTTGTGGGAAGCTGA